The nucleotide window AAATTTTCCCCCGATTTTTGTATTTTATATATTTTTAATTCCTTACTGACATGTCAGTATGACATGCTTTCTAGCGATCTACATACTTTTCAGACAGAAAGCTTTATCTGAATACTTTATTGCCAAATTTTTGTACTTACTCTCAGGTGTATTCAGCCGTATAGGTTGTATAACACTCGATAGCTCACTTTTGAATGAGATAACCCGTTATTTCTATATGATCCGAACCTAAACTGCATCTGTTCTAAAACCCCTGCTAAGTAAACCCGTAACCATTTGGTTTTACGGTTTGATGTGTTCGATTTCCAGATATTGATTTTTCTGGTAGCATCATCAGGGTGTTACTCTATTTTAGAAATCCCTCAAAAGGTCCAGAACACTACTGCTTGCCTGCTTATCCTCAGCAAACTTTACAAGGTCGTCTCTACTTTCAGGTATACCCTATTCCCCGCCGATTTATAGATTCTTCAACCCGGCGTGGACTCCTTTTTATAAGTTCACCTCCTGGATTCAGGTAGCTATTGCCTTTCCCAATAAGTTGCCCACCCACCATTGAGTATTATGTAAAATATAATATAAAAAAGAATTCAACTCAAACGTTTAGTAGAAGATGACTATTTAGATCTAGAAGCTTATTGCTTTTTTTTAGAATTAAAGACTGAACATGTCTGAAAACAAGGGTTTTTAGTTAGCATCTATTGAAAAGTATCCCCCGATAAATTGCTTGGTTTAAAACAGGTTATTTAAAGAAAATATTCCATTTAGTAGATCACCCGCTACCGAAAAATTACTCCATGAGGAAATAAGTTAGCCACATATAAGAAAAACTTTCTTGAAGGCTACCGAAGCTCAGAGGTGTCATATAAAAATAAATAGGTGTGATTTCAGCCTATAATTTTGAAAAAGTAATTTTATAGTATAAAACTAATTCTGAGTCTAAAACAATTCTGAGTCTAAAACAATTCTGAGTCTAAAACAATTCTGAGTCTATCTAATGAAGACAGGCATTTCAACCTATGATAATGCCAGAAATCAAGGCTTATCTCCGTCTTACAAAAGTACCAGATAAAACATTTGTCTCTACTGAAAAGTCTTCAATTGCCTAAACATAAAGAAACTATTTTCTTCTAACTGGCAAACTTGATATTTGACTTTCTAGAAGAGTCCAGATCACTAGCAGTAAATTCAGGAAAAGCAGTGCAAGATAAAAGCTAAATTGTATAAGAAATGAAAACAACAACGATAAACAAGTAACAGTCCAGAGAAGATTTCACAAAAGAACAGAAGGATGATCAGTCCGATAACTGATCTTAGAATTCGGAATATCGTTTTAGATATTCCTTTTACAAATAAAGAAAATATAATTTTTATATAATTAAAATTACAGTGCGTCTTGAGATTATTCTCAGTTATATAAACCTACAATATACATGAGTAAACCTGAGAACAAAGGAATTAAGAAATTATCATTAAAGAAAAACTTGAAGATGATTTGCGAGTTAAGTTCCCGGATTGTCTGCAAACCTATAATGCTTTCCAGCAGCATCCCACCTGTAGCCCCTATAAAGGCCTGAGCAGGGGTCACAAAAAGTAAAGATGGTAAAAAGGCTGCTACTATACCTGAGACCGTCCCTTCTACGGTTTTTTCTTTCGAATACGGCAGCTTATGCCTGCCTACCAGCACTCCTATAGCGGTTGCTATAGAATCCCCGAATGCGACTATAGCAATAGAAGCATATACAATTTCTTCAGGGAATAATAGAAAAGAGAGAGTTATTCCACAAAGGAGCATGATAGTACCTTTAAGTGGTATATTTTGCTTTGAAGGTCTTCCCCACCTGCACAGGAAAGTAGACAAACGAAGCGGAAGCTTATCCATGATAATAGCTACTGAGACTGTTACGTATAGAGCAAGCAGAAATAACAGGAGAGGAAATGCCATATCGCCGGCTGCCCGGATTAAAAGAATTAAAGTTATACCTGTAAACAGGTGTATACATTGGCGCTCAACTTCACCTTTAAGAGCAGTTCTTCTATCGAGATCACATGTTAAGTTTTGAGTGCTTTCCTTTGCCATAAAATCAACTTTTTAGTGACCTTATACAGTTTTAATTCCAATCGACTAATCGAAATTAAAATCTGAAAAATCAAAGTTGTACTGACGCGAACATATCCCGCTACAAGCAACGAGTTCGCACAACCGCTCCAGATTCCGTTAAAGGAAATAATAACCCTAAACAATTTAGTTTGAGCAGAAGGTAATAACCGAAAATGGAATTGAGAAATTATATTACCATCAACTGTTACCGGAAAAGTTTTCCATCCCCACAGCAGACTAGCGGGTATTCGATTGAAATAAAAGGCCTGAAAACATAAGCCTTGCGCTCTAGAAAGAAGTCTAGAACAAAAAAATTTCAAGCCAAAAAATGAAAAGGTAATTTATCCCGTCTCTTTTAACGCCGGTAAGATATCTTTTCCATAGGCTTTAAGGAAAGCTATCTGGTCTGAAGCTGCCGAATGTAAGTAAATATGTGTGAAACCTAAATCAATATATTTTTTTATAAAATTAATGTGGTCTTCAGAACTTTCGGAAAAACAAGCATTTTTTCGTACTGTATCCGAGCCCACAACTTTTCCATTCTGAGCAGACATTTCAGGAGTATATATTTTATTCAGGAAAAGGGCAGGTATAAGAGCTCCAGCCCAGTACTTCATGAAGTTCTCAATAGATGTTTCAGGATCTGTCCCATAGTCAACGAAGAGCTCTACTGCTTTTGGCAAATGTTCCGGGTTCTTACCTGAATCCCTGGCTCCTTTTTCAAACTCGGAAAGAATCTGCTCATATTTCTGTGTATCCGATTCTCCTCCTACAGTTAGAAGGCCGTCTCCATAATAGCCTGCAATATATGCACTTTCAGGCACTAGAGAAGAAATATAAATTGGAATATTGTTTTTAGGCAGCGTGTAAAGTTTGGCGTTCTTTGTCCGGTAGTAACACCCATCAAAACTGACTTTTTGCCCGGTCCAGAGTTCACGGATAAGCCCTACTGCTTCTATCATTCGTATCTGGCGCTCGTCATATTGCGGCCATTCGAGTGTTACGGAATATTCGTTTAAAGCTTCTCCGGTTCCAACTGCAAGATAGGTTCTTCCACCTGCAATCGACGATACGGTTGCGGCAGCCTGAGCAATGATAGCAGGATTATAGCGCAGGATAGGGCAGGTCAGACCTGTTCCAAGTTCGATATTTTGGGTACTCGCAGCTGCTGCACCAAGCCAGCTCCAGATAAAGCAGGCCTGTCCTTCTTCACTCCAGGGGTGAAAATGATCACTGGCATCAATACTTTCAAAGCCTGCCTCTTCAGCAGTTATTACCTGTTGCAGCAACTCGGAAGGAGGGAACTGTTCAGGTGCGATCTTGTATCCTAGTTTAAGCAATCTTATCCCCCATTGATTATTTATTAAAATTATAAAATAATATTAGATAATTGTATTCAGACTTAAAAATTCAAAGTCGAGACCAGTACGTTCTGTTTATAAAGTAAGGCTTCTTGAGATATGACCTCTAGAAGAAAAAGACAAAGGAGAAAGTAAGTAAAGAAAGAATAACTAAAAAACAATAAAGAAAAAATAACTAAAGAAAAAAGCAAAGAAAAGAATAACCAAAGGAAAGACAGCAAAGAAAAAATAACTAAAGAAAAAAGCAAAGAAAAGAATAACTAAAGGAAAGACAGCAAAAAAGAATAACTAAAAAACAGCAAAGAAAAAAATAACTAAAAGAAAACAATAAAGGAGTAAAAGTGAAGAAAGCTCAGATTTCTGGAGATTAGTCCAGGAGTGTAAAGTACATTCTCCTGTTGCTCTTCCCTTTATTCTGAAGTTTTATGATCTTTATACCTTTTATTTCCTCAGTATTTTTAACATGAGTTCCTCCACAGGCTTCGATAGTGACTCCTTCGATTTCGACTATGCGAACTTCATTTATTTCGTCGGAAAAGCCTTTTGCCAGTGTGGTTAACCGCGAGAGCCTTTCTTCGGCTTCTTTACGGCTTACAAGATAAAGATCGACAGGACTTTTCCGGGCTATAAGGTCATTGGCAATTTTCTCATATTCGGCAAATTTATCCCTATCAAAGACTTCAAGACTGAAATCCACCCTGCTCTGGTCAAGACCAAGCTGGTTTCCGGTTATCTGAGCTCCTGCCTCTTTTTCAATTACGTTTGCTATTATATGAGTCGCCGTATGCATACGCATATGCCTGTAACGACGATCCCAATTTATGAATCCTTTTACCTTGTCCCCCGTTTTTAATCCATTAGAAACATTTTCACTGTCTATCTCGTGACTGATGTCTCCATTGGACTTACTCACATACAGAACATTAAACTCAGCTCCATCAGATTCACGAACCAGCTTTCCGGTATCACTGAGTTGGCCACCGCTCTCGGGATAAAAAGCAGTACGATCAAGAACGATAAATCGATTATCTGTAACTTTTTCGACAGTTGCTTCGAATTCTTTCAGATAACAATCAAGGAAGTAAAGCGCCTCTGTCATTGTCAAACCTCTTTTTTAAACTTTACTGAAGTGGAAATTAAGGAATAAAAACTGTCAGAATACATAAACTATACAGTTTTGAGTAAAAGTCCAAGCCTTACCAACATAATTCTCCATAACTGCAGAAAACGGTAACCATGGGAACGTTTATTTCAATCACTTGTGATTACTGAATATCTATTAAACTAACACTGGCAAGAAGTTTTTCCTTTTGGTGTTCCAGTTCTCTCCTTAAAGCGACAAGCTTTTTTTGGAATCCTCAATATTCTCTTCAAGCGAGTGAGTTTTGCCCGGAAGTTCAGCTTTCTTATGTTTGAGTTCAACCAGCTTTTCCGTGTTCGAACTTTCTAATCAGCCTGGGAAAATTCTTTTTTCAACTTGATAATGCAGTTGGAGAGAAATGTTTTATAACTGTATGGACAATTGAATTATTAAAGAGTTAAGAAAATATAATATAAAAAAGAGATGAGAGCTTGGGACGCTATTCAATAGAGGATTTTATTCAAAGCACAGAAGAAAAGGATCTGAATCAGGGAATTTTTGAGCTGGAACGTGAACGTCTTCTTGAGGTTAACCTTGAAGGAATGGTCTGGACAAAAAGGGGGTCAATGGTCGCGTACACAGGCGATATAGTTTTTACGAGGGAAGGAGTTTTCGAACACGGAATAAGTACTTTTGTGAAAAAGGCACTTACAGGTGAGGGAGCTAGCCTTACAAAAGCTGAGGGCAAAGGAAAGCTCTATCTCGCAGATGAAGGAAAGAAAGTATCAGTCCTGAAACTTGATAACGATTCCCTTTTTGTAAACGGTAACGATCTACTTGCCTTTGAGACCTCTCTAAACTGGAATATAAAAATGATGAAAAGTGTTTCAGGAATGATGGCAGGAGGGCTTTTTAACATTAAACTTGAAGGAACCGGTATGATTGCCATTACAACTCACCAGGACCCCCTAACTCTTCGGGTAAGCCCAGGTCATCCGGTCTTTACTGACCCCAATGCTACAGTTGCCTGGTCAGGAAACCTGGAACCTGAGATAAAAACTGACATTTCCCTGAAAACCCTGGTTGGAAGAAGCAGTGGAGAATCATTCCAGATGGCTTTCAAGGGAGAAGGATTTGTAGTGGTTCAGCCCTATGAGGAAGTTTATTTCCAGATGCAGACCTGAAAAATGCAGTTTTGGACGTATACTGGGGTTTTCGCTCAAGCCTTTTTAAAAAGTTTGCAGATAAATCAGCCTCATTCAGCAAGTTGAAAAATAACTGCTGTTCTGCCTCTAATTCAGCCCTCTTGAGCGAACGAAGCGAGCGAAACGGACCCGTCCTCCCGAGACGGGACTCGGGAAGTAAAACTCATTTATTAATAAATTAATCCGCTTGAGCGAACGAAGCGAGCGAAACGGACCCGTCCTCCCGAGACGGGACTCGGGAAGTAAAACTCATTTATTAATAAATTAATCCGCTTGAGCGAACGAAGCGAGCGAAACGGACCCGTCCTCCCGAGACGGGACTCGGGAGCTACAACTTTGCTTTAACTGAACTCATGCTGTCCTCCCGAGACAGGACTAGGGAAGTTTACACGCAAATCACTATCGATTAAACTGAGATTGGAAAGAAGTTTTTTCTTTTGGTGCTCCAGTTCTTCCCTTAAAGAGGTCAGCTTCTTTTCAGAGTCATCAATATCTTCCTCAAGAGAGCGAACCCTGCTCAAAAGTTCAGATTCCTTATGTTCGAGTTCAACCATTTTTCCGGTATTCGAGCTTTCGAGTTCAAATTTCTTTGCTTCAAACTCCTTCAGGGCTTCCAGATATTCTTTTTTTCGCTCTGGAAAGTTTGAGATTGCAGATTTGACCTGTAATAGAGCTTTTTCTTTTTTCGGGGTCTGCATATCCAGGGCATTATCTTCGAATATTATTCGAAGTTCCGGGAAAAAAGAAGGATTTACATGCACAGGAGCTTCAAGACAAATATCAAGCTGTTTCTTTACTTCCGGCTTTAAGGTATACCTTCCGCTTTCGTGAAGTTTCTTAATTCTTGAGAGATGACCCGAAAGTGGGAGTACAAGAGAACTCAAACCTGTCTCGGCTTTCCTGACTTTTTCCCTGGATGCGTTAAGTTCTGCCTGAAGGCTCTGTAAACTCTGCCAGACTGGCCCTTTTCTGAAATCCTCAAGAGCCTGACTAGCTTTGGAAGTTTCAGCCTTCAAAGCCTGAACTCTCCGATTTCTGGATTCGAGTTCCATTTCTTCGGCAGTTATTGAGGCCGAAAGTCCCTGTACTTTATTCATATTCGAGTGAGCTGCTTCTATGGCATCCATTTCTTTCTTATTTACCCGAATTACCTCTCCGAGCTCGTTAAAAACTTTACCCAAGCTGGCAAGACTTTCGCTAACTTCTTTTGATTCTTCCGGAAAAACACCTCTGGTATACCTGAAACTCTGATTCATATGTTCCAGGCAGGTATTGAGGCTCTGTGCAGATGTTCCATAGAAGCTTTCAAGAGCCTTAAAGTCCCTGCTATCCTGCACCCTGATTTTATCTGTCAATGTTGCGACCTGTTTTGTCACATTTTCTCTGTTACTCTTCGCTCGCTTCACAGCCCTGATATCAAAGTCTCCCTCAACTTTAGCCTCAGCAAGCCTGGAGTTACTTTCCTTGAGTGCCAAAAGTGAAACTTCAAGTTCTTTTACAAGGCCGGATACGTCCTTTTCTACTCGGGAAGATATTTTTTGAGACACGGCATCCAGCCATGAGGGAAGGTCTTCAAAATTGATTTCTTTGAGACCTCTCTCCTCACTGGAATCTTCTTTTTTTCCGAACAGTTTCTTAATCCACTTCAACCTTGACCTTCCCTGAATTTGATAAAAAATTTAACTTATTTCATTAGTTCTGTATACTTTGTAAACTTGTGATGTTAAGTATTTATTCTGTAAAAGACTTTACGGGATTAAAAAGACAGAATAAAAGAAAGATAGAGTCTACAGATATATAAAGAAATTAAATGCTTTTTATATTGATAGCCAAATGATAAGTATAAATCCTGCACTCTATTTTAGAAGTTTACTCTTTATAAATCTACTTTTCGTAAGTTCTATTCTTTATAAATCTACTTTTCATAAGTTCTATTATTTATAAATCTACTTTCCACAAGTTCTATTCTTTATAAGTCCTACTTTTCGCAAGTCCTATCTCTATGAGTCCTACTGTTCGTAAGTTCTACTTTTAAGAAGTAATAGTGTTAATAAGTTATATTGGAGAAGTTACATGAGAGTTGCTTTTGAGCTTCTCCACAAAGATAAGAAGGAAGGTAAAAATAAGGAAGGTAAAAATGAGCTTTGAGACAATAATGAAGCAGGTAATTCCATATACCGAGATAACGGTATCCAGGCTGATTTTCGCATTAATATTGCTCGTTATGGGGTTTATTTTATCAAAGTATATTATTCATGTTTTCAGAAGAGGACTACAGAAAACAAGGATTCCGGATCTCACTGTTCAATTTCTCACCCATTTTTTAAGTATCCTCCTTTATGTAATTATTATTCTTATTTTCCTGAAGAGTTTGAATTTTGATGTGGATAGTTATGTATTAGGAGTTTCTGCAGCAATAGGCATTGTTCTCGGACTTGGCCTGCAGGACACCTTCACAAACTTGACTGCCGGAGTATGTGTTGCCGCAATCAGGCCTATTGACATGGGAGAGACTGTAACCGTAAACGGACAGACAGGAAAAGTGAGATCCGTAGGGATTATGTCAACCGAACTCCTGACACTTGACAACCAGCTCATAACAGTTCCGAACAAGCTTGTCTGGGGAAGTTCTATTGTTAATATGACACGGATGCCTACAAGAAGAGTTTCGGTTGATATAGGAATAAGTTACTCCTCAAGCCTCGAAAAGGCTACAGGAATAGCATTCAATCTAATGAAAACGCACCCTCTTGTCCTTAAGGAACCCGAGCCTGCAGTCGTAACCACTGAACTCGCCAACTCCTCGATAAATTTACAGCTCAGGGCCTGGGCAAAAACAGAAGAAATGGGAACCGTAAAGAATGACCTTGTTACAGGAATATTTGACGCTTATACGAAAGAAGGAATTGAAATTCCATTCCCCCAGATGGACATAAATATAAAAGAAATTAAACCAAAGGAAGGTAGAAAGTACACAACGGAACAGGATATGAAGGTGCAGGAAGAAAAAATTGTACTTGAAGAGGGACTCAATGTGGAAGGACTATATTAATCGGAACCAATCTTTTAAAATATTTATACTTTTCTGGCCTCCATATATCTGTTTACATCTGAAAGTTATATGACTTAACATGTTATATGGAACATGGCAGTGATCCTGCCTTCAAGTTCATTCCATCTTTCAATTGCCCAGGGTGTCGGAAAAAGTTCTATTCCACATTTTTTGCTCGTAAAGAAATCTTCAGCTTCCTCAGACAATTTAACGAATCCTGTCTGCCCGGTTCCAATAATGATTTTTTCTGTCCCTTCTTCATAAATGTGCTTTGCTTCATCAAGCGAGATTTTGTGGGAAGTTCCGTAGAGCTCCTTTGATAGCCCTTTCTCTCTTTTTTCTACCTGTCCATTGAGGCGAATAAGTATATCATATTTAAAAGTCTCTCCGTTTACAGTAATCGAACCAAAACTCGTAGAATCTATCTTTGGCTTCATGGTTCACCTCTTAATTGAAACTGAAAACAAGATTTTCTATTTTATAATTGTTGCAGTACCTCATATATTAATAGATATGCCCTGATACATGAGTTTTCAAGCTATAGGTACATCTGAATGTAAACATTCATACATTTACCTCCAGTTCAACCTGAAGAAGATAAGAGACTTAAGAGGACTTTACGCCTTCTGGAAGTGAAATCAAGTACAAAGGCGTTATAATCAAATTATGCCTTAAGCAGTTAAAGTTTTATTCTATTGATTATTCAGTTCAACAGGCGAGCAGATAAACGAGTGAGCAGATAACGAAATGTAACCCTATAAGCATCATCTTGCAGCGAAGAAGTGTGGAATTTTGTGAGGGCGAATAAGTGAGGAGTTTTAGAATTGGGGAAAATTTCGGAGAGAAAAATGAAATCTTATGTACAAATAACAGGCTTTCTTTTAAAAAAATGGAACAAATCTGCCATTATAAAGTTATAAAAAACTCTAATATCCCGAATTTACGTAAAATAACTTCTAAATGTTAATATTTTTTTACATAAAGAGTTAATATAAGGCATTGTAAGGCATGAACTCGTCAAATGTCTTACATATTTATTCTTGGAGATGTCAAATCCAGTTATAGTTATTAAAAGTTTTATGGTTCTTCTATTTTTAGGATAAAGTTTTATCAAGTTTTAATTTTGTTTTTCTATTTTTATTTACACTTAAAAAAATAAGTATGTTTATATCCTAATATTTCCCAGTGAGTTTCGATTATGGGTGTTCTCAGATAAAATGAGACCCCCCCGAAAATAAAATGTAATAAGTAAAAACACGGAGGAACAGTAATGCGAAATATGTTTAAAGCAATCTCTATTTTCACATTAGTCTTTTTTGTCATGTCTATGACAGGAGCAGCCGCATGCAGTAGTAAAACAACAAATTCAATAAACGACACATACTCATTTCAACTTAAAAAATGTCCAAATACTGTTTATTGCTTCAATTATGATACTGTACTGAAGAATGACCAGGGATGCAACCTTAAAGTTACAAACACAGGGACTATCAAGACCAAACTGGGTGGTACAGTGACGATGAAGAGTAACGGCGCATTCTGCTACAAAGCATCATCGACATGTTGCTCTAAAAAATGTGGTACTTGCACTGACAGTTTCAAATACTGTATAAAAGGAAAGGATGGAAAAACCGATTGTGCAACTGTTACACTGAAACTCAAATGTCCCACCTGCTAAAGTACGCTTCAGGTACTTGCTCCAACAGGTGCATTTATTGTAACTAAACGCATTAAAGGGAAAAGAAAGTGTTAACCTTGGGGATTTAATCCCAATCCTTTAATGCTTTTAGCTTAATAATTACGGAATATATAAGTCCGTCAAAATTAACTGCATTTCAGTTCTAAAGTCTTTTTTCTAAAAGTTTACTTTCTGAGATTGTTAATATTAGGCTTCTATTAGGTTTCAAACTCAATTAGCTGAAGAACTATAGTTCACGTTTATAATATTTCTATCGGATTCAGGATAAGGAACTTCGGTTTTTTAGTCAGGACATATTTTTCAGAATATTTTTAAAAACTTCTCAGGGTATCACTTTCAAAAGCTGGAACTTGAGATGTCATCCACGCACACTGCAGACAATCGGGCTTTTTCCTTTTTTGCACATTCAATTCCGTCTTCAACAGCTTCCCTGATAATATACCCGGCTTTGTGAAGGATAGTGTCCCCGAGTTGAGGGTCTTTGTCCATGCTGGCAGTACAGGGATAGGAGTGATGAGCACCTGAGATGGTTTCCTTATATTCGGCAGTGTCAGTCCAGCCGAGTTTTTTTGCCACAAACCAGGTAGAGCCGCATGGAGCGTCCCTGAGAACACCTGCACCAGTAAACATCTTTCCGTCAGGGCTCATTTCAATTCTGAGCACAGGCTTTCCGAAACCAAGGTCAACAAATGCATCTATAACGGGCTTTCCGGTTTTCTCAAGAGCACAAAAAGGCTTTGGACCTTCAAACTCAACTCCAATAGCTTCAAGCTCTTTTTTAAGCTGTTCAAGTATTCCGGCAGGGGTTTTCTTAGAGTCTTCAGCAGGTGCGATTACGGCTTTGGCCTTCGTTTTCTTCACAACATCCGGAAGGGCTGTAAGAAGGTCTGGGTGAATGCCAATAGCAAGTATAAGGTCGCACTCCGGAAGTTTTGGAGGCATGTACTGCTCGGGCTCTTCTATAAACGAGGGCAGGTCTTGAGGAAATTCATGAATTCCTACGATCAAGTTCGCATATGACTTTCTGGCCTGCCTGCAATGGTTGCAGAGTTCTCCGCAGGACACGCAGAAATTTCCAGGATTAATCAGGTTCTGAATAACTTTTTTACCAAGTTCGCCTGAATAGAGTACGAGGATCTTCATAACATACCCCCTATTTAATGACTGTAAGAATTGTTGTCATCATCTTTCTCTTTCGTTGTAGATAAAAGTTCGAATGACTTTTCCCCAAGAATATAAAAAAGAGGGAAAAGATTAGCGAAGAGACCTTTGAGAAAGTGTTTGAGAAACTGCTAATGTTCAGTTCTGATGCCTTCTCATTTAATGTCTATCCGATTTTCTATCAGATAAATTGTAATTATTTGTTTCAATGTATAAATAACGGGAGTTTCAAAGTAGAAATCAGTATCCACATCTAAACCTGGATATACAGTTAAGTGGAACAAAAAGCACTGAAGACAGGAAATAAAGAACTAAAAATAAAGGAAAAATTGAGGAAAAGAGGGAAGAAAAAGAGGGAAAAATTAGGAAAAAAGAAAAAGAAAAGAGAAAAAGAAGTAAAAAAAGGGGAAAAGGGAACTAAAAAAGGAAGGAAAAATAAACAGATTATTGTCAAGGAAATAGTTGTAATTAGGTATACCCTTTCTTCACTCTCCCAGTTTCAAAGCTCCATGCGGACACATCTTAATGCACACACCGCATTGGATGCATTTCTTTTCATCTAACTGAACACTCCAGGAGTTGTCAAAAGAATACACATTCATAGGGCAGACTGAAATACAGGCTCCACAATTGATACATTCTTCCTCGTCCCTGTGAATAGGCTGGTCTAGAATGGAAACTATAGCTCCTCTCGATTCCAGAGCATTTTTGATTTTATCGAACCTGAGATCGCTCACGTCCGCTATCAGTTCCCCATAGGTTGAATCGATATTTGCAACCATTATATTAATCAGGATACCTGTTTCGACTATTGACTCGGAAATGATAGGGTTATGGATTCTGTCGGTAGGAATGGTAATCTTGATTTTCACGTTCAGTACCTCCTTGCAAGAAGTTTGCTGATATTGTCACTTGTTATTATTCCGAGAACCTGTCTCTGAGCGTCAATTACTGGCATTGCAGATACACCATAACGATCCAGCCGCCTTGCTG belongs to Methanosarcina barkeri 3 and includes:
- a CDS encoding diacylglycerol/polyprenol kinase family protein; its protein translation is MAKESTQNLTCDLDRRTALKGEVERQCIHLFTGITLILLIRAAGDMAFPLLLFLLALYVTVSVAIIMDKLPLRLSTFLCRWGRPSKQNIPLKGTIMLLCGITLSFLLFPEEIVYASIAIVAFGDSIATAIGVLVGRHKLPYSKEKTVEGTVSGIVAAFLPSLLFVTPAQAFIGATGGMLLESIIGLQTIRELNSQIIFKFFFNDNFLIPLFSGLLMYIVGLYN
- a CDS encoding TIGR03557 family F420-dependent LLM class oxidoreductase; translation: MLKLGYKIAPEQFPPSELLQQVITAEEAGFESIDASDHFHPWSEEGQACFIWSWLGAAAASTQNIELGTGLTCPILRYNPAIIAQAAATVSSIAGGRTYLAVGTGEALNEYSVTLEWPQYDERQIRMIEAVGLIRELWTGQKVSFDGCYYRTKNAKLYTLPKNNIPIYISSLVPESAYIAGYYGDGLLTVGGESDTQKYEQILSEFEKGARDSGKNPEHLPKAVELFVDYGTDPETSIENFMKYWAGALIPALFLNKIYTPEMSAQNGKVVGSDTVRKNACFSESSEDHINFIKKYIDLGFTHIYLHSAASDQIAFLKAYGKDILPALKETG
- the alaXM gene encoding alanyl-tRNA editing protein AlaXM, which codes for MTEALYFLDCYLKEFEATVEKVTDNRFIVLDRTAFYPESGGQLSDTGKLVRESDGAEFNVLYVSKSNGDISHEIDSENVSNGLKTGDKVKGFINWDRRYRHMRMHTATHIIANVIEKEAGAQITGNQLGLDQSRVDFSLEVFDRDKFAEYEKIANDLIARKSPVDLYLVSRKEAEERLSRLTTLAKGFSDEINEVRIVEIEGVTIEACGGTHVKNTEEIKGIKIIKLQNKGKSNRRMYFTLLD
- a CDS encoding AIM24 family protein, which codes for MGRYSIEDFIQSTEEKDLNQGIFELERERLLEVNLEGMVWTKRGSMVAYTGDIVFTREGVFEHGISTFVKKALTGEGASLTKAEGKGKLYLADEGKKVSVLKLDNDSLFVNGNDLLAFETSLNWNIKMMKSVSGMMAGGLFNIKLEGTGMIAITTHQDPLTLRVSPGHPVFTDPNATVAWSGNLEPEIKTDISLKTLVGRSSGESFQMAFKGEGFVVVQPYEEVYFQMQT
- a CDS encoding mechanosensitive ion channel family protein, giving the protein MSFETIMKQVIPYTEITVSRLIFALILLVMGFILSKYIIHVFRRGLQKTRIPDLTVQFLTHFLSILLYVIIILIFLKSLNFDVDSYVLGVSAAIGIVLGLGLQDTFTNLTAGVCVAAIRPIDMGETVTVNGQTGKVRSVGIMSTELLTLDNQLITVPNKLVWGSSIVNMTRMPTRRVSVDIGISYSSSLEKATGIAFNLMKTHPLVLKEPEPAVVTTELANSSINLQLRAWAKTEEMGTVKNDLVTGIFDAYTKEGIEIPFPQMDINIKEIKPKEGRKYTTEQDMKVQEEKIVLEEGLNVEGLY
- a CDS encoding Mth938-like domain-containing protein, coding for MKPKIDSTSFGSITVNGETFKYDILIRLNGQVEKREKGLSKELYGTSHKISLDEAKHIYEEGTEKIIIGTGQTGFVKLSEEAEDFFTSKKCGIELFPTPWAIERWNELEGRITAMFHITC
- a CDS encoding Ig-like domain-containing protein → MRNMFKAISIFTLVFFVMSMTGAAACSSKTTNSINDTYSFQLKKCPNTVYCFNYDTVLKNDQGCNLKVTNTGTIKTKLGGTVTMKSNGAFCYKASSTCCSKKCGTCTDSFKYCIKGKDGKTDCATVTLKLKCPTC
- a CDS encoding DUF166 domain-containing protein, with the translated sequence MKILVLYSGELGKKVIQNLINPGNFCVSCGELCNHCRQARKSYANLIVGIHEFPQDLPSFIEEPEQYMPPKLPECDLILAIGIHPDLLTALPDVVKKTKAKAVIAPAEDSKKTPAGILEQLKKELEAIGVEFEGPKPFCALEKTGKPVIDAFVDLGFGKPVLRIEMSPDGKMFTGAGVLRDAPCGSTWFVAKKLGWTDTAEYKETISGAHHSYPCTASMDKDPQLGDTILHKAGYIIREAVEDGIECAKKEKARLSAVCVDDISSSSF
- a CDS encoding 4Fe-4S binding protein, whose protein sequence is MKIKITIPTDRIHNPIISESIVETGILINIMVANIDSTYGELIADVSDLRFDKIKNALESRGAIVSILDQPIHRDEEECINCGACISVCPMNVYSFDNSWSVQLDEKKCIQCGVCIKMCPHGALKLGE